Proteins found in one Molothrus aeneus isolate 106 chromosome 20, BPBGC_Maene_1.0, whole genome shotgun sequence genomic segment:
- the GDPD1 gene encoding lysophospholipase D GDPD1 encodes MSATLYVLSTLGGYVLTSALLLKCPGLLHRPKRQRFRCRHISHRGGAGENLENTMAAFHHAVNLGTDMLELDCHLTKDEQVVVSHDENLKRSTGVDVNISDLKYSELPPYLCKLDVTFQKESQCEGTDNRIPLLQEVFEAFPEIPVNIDIKMNNDVLIRKVSELVSQYKREHLTVWGNVNYEIVCKCFKENSDIATIFCAQRVLLLLGLFYTGLLPFVPFQEEFFEIPMPSIILKLKEPEKMSKSQRFVIWLADTLLMRKALFDHLTARGIQVYIWVLNEEQEYKRAFDLGATGVMTDYPTKLKEFLHNYPA; translated from the exons ATGTCGGCCACGCTCTACGTGCTCTCCACGCTGGGTGGATACGTCCTCACCTCCGCGCTTCTCCTCAagtgcccggggctgctccaCCGGCCCAAGCGGCAGCGCTTTCGCTGCCGGCACATCTCGCACCGCGGCG GTGCTGGAGAGAACCTGGAGAACACAATGGCAGCCTTTCACCA CGCCGTTAATTTGGGGACAGACATGTTGGAGCTGGATTGTCACCTGACAAAAGATGAGCAAGTGGTTGTGTCCCATGATGAGAACCTCAAGAGATCAACAGGAGTTGATGTCAACATATCTGACCTCAAATACTCG gaactTCCACCCTATCTCTGCAAGTTGGATGTCACCTTTCAGAAAG AAAGTCAGTGTGAGGGGACAGACAACCGAATCCCACTCCTGCAAGAGGTGTTTGAGGCATTTCCAGAGATTCCTGTCAACATTGACATCAAAATGAACAACGATGTGTTGATCAGAAAG gtctCAGAGCTGGTGAGTCAGTACAAGAGGGAGCACCTGACCGTGTGGGGCAATGTCAATTATGAGATCGTATGCAAGTGTTTCAAGGAG aaCTCTGACATTGCCACCATCTTCTGTGCCCAGCGTGTCCTCCTGCTCCTTGGCCTGTTCTACACTGGGCTGCTGCCATTTGTTCCCTTCCAGGAGGAATTCTTTGAGATTCCCATGCCTTCCATCATCCTCAA GCTGAAAGAACCAGAGAAGATGTCAAAAAGCCAGAGATTTGTTATCTGGCTGGCTGACAC GCTGCTGATGAGGAAGGCACTGTTTGATCACCTCACAGCTCGGGGCATCCAG GTGTACATTTGGGTACTGAATGAAGAACAAGAATACAAGAGAGCCTTTGATCTTGGAGCTACTGGAGTGATGACAGACTATCCAACAAAACTGAAGGAGTTCTTGCATAATTACCCAGCATGA